Proteins found in one Salvelinus alpinus chromosome 11, SLU_Salpinus.1, whole genome shotgun sequence genomic segment:
- the LOC139534753 gene encoding acidic leucine-rich nuclear phosphoprotein 32 family member D-like: MDMKKRIHLELRNRTPSDVQELVLDNCRSNEGKMEGVTEEFENLELLSLINVGLINVSNIPKLGKLKKLELSDNRISGGLEVLAERLVNLTHLNLSGNKFKDISTLEPLKKLPVLKSLDLFNCEVTNLGDYRESIFKLLPQLTYLDGYDIEDCEASDSDGEGDGVDDDDDEEGESEEDFDEEEDDDEEVIAEEDDDSAESEEDGEVNGDIDDDDDDDEDDDEDDSPAKGEKRKRDPEDDDDDEDSVSPPPPLNV; the protein is encoded by the exons aTGGACATGAAAAAGAGAATTCACCTAGAACTGAGAAATAGGACGCCGTCGGAT GTTCAGGAGTTGGTCCTAGATAACTGCCGGTCCAACGAGGGGAAGATGGAGGGCGTAACGGAGGAGTTTGAGAACCTGGAACTGTTGAGCCTCATCAACGTCGGCCTCATCAACGTCTCAAACATACCCAAATTGGGGAAATTAAAAAAG TTGGAGCTGAGTGACAACAGGATATCTGGTGGTTTGGAGGTGCTGGCTGAGAGGCTGGTCAACCTCACACACCTCAACCTCTCTGGGAACAAGTTCAAGGACATCAGCACACTGGAACCACTG AAAAAACTTCCCGTATTGAAGTCTCTGGACCTCTTTAACTGTGAGGTCACCAACCTGGGAGACTACAGAGAGAGCATCTTCAAGCTCCTCCCACAGCTCACGTACCTGGATGGCTACGATATCGAAGACTGCGAGGCCTCCGACTCGGACGGCGAGGGAGACGGGGTCGACGACGACGACGATGAAG AGGGAGAGTCTGAGGAGGACtttgatgaggaggaggatgatgatgaagaggTCATTGCAGAGGAAGATGACGACAGTGCGGAGAGTGAAGAG gatGGGGAGGTGAACGGAGAtatcgatgatgatgatgacgacgacGAAGATGATG ATGAGGATGACTCTCCagcgaaaggagagaagaggaagagggatcctgaggatgatgacgatgatgaagaTTCCGTGTCCCCCCCACCACCCCTCAATGTCTGA